One Sinorhizobium mexicanum genomic region harbors:
- the arcD gene encoding arginine-ornithine antiporter, whose translation MTIAHEGTFNTEVHSDKLTLLPLTALVVGSMIGGGVFNLPSDMSRAASPGAILIGWVVTGFGMLMLAFVYQTLAIRKPDLNAGPYAYAKAGFGPFMGFISAWGYWLSAFLGNVAYAVAIFSGLSFFIPVFGDGNNLVSIIGASFCLWAIHWLVLKGVKQAAFVNIVTTIAKLAPLFLFVLLAIVAFNWDRFTVNFWGRGGALDAPELGSIMSQVKSTMLVTLWVFIGIEGASVYSARAARRSDVGRATVIGFLGALGIYVLVSMLSTGILSQPELAGLKVPSMAGVLQPLVGQWGAALINAGLIVSVGGAFLSWTLLCSEIPYTCGRDGTFPRWFAADNENGSPVNSLWATNILIQVFLVLSFFSKSAYQFFYFIASVAILPPYVFSGAYAFKLALSGDTYQQGARGRTRDIAVGALATLYGIWLVYAAGLSYLLMCSILFAPGLLVYAKARKERGEQVFAGFESWLAGLVVVLAIVAAYLLWTGKISPL comes from the coding sequence AGGTGCATTCCGACAAACTCACTCTCCTGCCTCTCACCGCACTCGTCGTGGGGTCGATGATCGGCGGCGGGGTTTTCAACCTGCCGTCAGACATGTCTCGCGCCGCTTCGCCCGGAGCAATATTGATCGGCTGGGTCGTTACCGGCTTCGGCATGCTGATGCTGGCATTTGTCTACCAGACGTTGGCAATCCGCAAACCGGATCTCAATGCTGGTCCCTACGCCTATGCCAAGGCGGGTTTTGGCCCTTTCATGGGTTTCATCAGTGCCTGGGGCTATTGGCTTAGCGCGTTTCTGGGAAATGTCGCCTATGCCGTCGCCATCTTTTCTGGGCTGTCCTTCTTCATTCCGGTGTTCGGCGATGGAAACAACCTCGTTTCAATCATAGGAGCCTCGTTCTGCCTTTGGGCCATTCATTGGTTGGTGCTGAAGGGTGTCAAGCAGGCCGCCTTCGTCAACATCGTCACTACGATCGCCAAGCTCGCACCGCTCTTCCTTTTCGTCTTGCTTGCGATCGTCGCGTTCAATTGGGACAGGTTTACGGTGAACTTCTGGGGCCGCGGGGGTGCTCTCGACGCCCCCGAACTCGGCAGCATCATGTCGCAGGTCAAGAGCACTATGCTTGTCACCCTCTGGGTCTTCATCGGTATCGAAGGGGCGAGCGTTTACTCGGCGCGCGCAGCCCGGCGCTCCGATGTCGGTCGGGCGACCGTGATCGGTTTTCTGGGAGCGCTCGGAATCTATGTCCTCGTCTCGATGCTTTCGACAGGGATTTTGAGCCAGCCGGAGCTGGCCGGACTCAAGGTGCCGTCGATGGCTGGCGTGCTGCAGCCGCTCGTCGGTCAATGGGGTGCTGCTCTGATCAATGCCGGGCTGATCGTCTCGGTCGGCGGCGCATTCCTGTCATGGACCTTGCTCTGCTCGGAAATTCCCTACACCTGCGGGCGCGACGGAACGTTTCCGAGGTGGTTTGCCGCCGACAATGAAAACGGATCGCCGGTTAACTCGCTTTGGGCGACCAATATTCTGATTCAAGTTTTCCTGGTCCTGAGCTTCTTTTCCAAGAGCGCCTACCAGTTCTTCTATTTCATCGCCTCGGTCGCCATCCTGCCCCCTTACGTCTTCTCCGGAGCCTACGCCTTCAAGCTGGCTTTGAGCGGAGACACCTATCAGCAGGGTGCACGTGGTCGGACCAGGGACATCGCAGTAGGGGCATTGGCTACGCTTTACGGCATCTGGTTGGTTTATGCTGCCGGGCTCAGCTACCTCCTGATGTGCTCGATCCTGTTCGCCCCTGGCCTGCTTGTCTATGCGAAGGCCAGGAAGGAGCGAGGTGAACAGGTGTTTGCCGGATTTGAATCCTGGCTTGCCGGGCTGGTCGTCGTGCTCGCGATCGTCGCCGCATATCTGCTGTGGACGGGAAAGATCAGCCCGCTCTGA